Proteins co-encoded in one Saccharomyces mikatae IFO 1815 strain IFO1815 genome assembly, chromosome: 14 genomic window:
- the JJJ1 gene encoding Jjj1p (similar to Saccharomyces cerevisiae JJJ1 (YNL227C); ancestral locus Anc_2.15) encodes MKACYYELLGVESHASDLELKKAYRKKALQYHPDKNPDNVQEATEKFAIIRAAYEVLSDPQERAWYDSHKEQILNDTAPDADGYYDEVDATVTGVTTDELLLFFNSALYTKLDNTAAGIYQIAGKIFAKLAKDEILSGKRLGKFNEYQDDAFEQDINNIGYLKACDNYVNKTNKLLYPLFGYSSIDYEYLKHFYKTWSAFNTLKSFSWKDEYMYSKNYDRRTKREVNRRNEKARQQARNEYNKTVKRFVVFIKKLDKRMKEGAKIAAEQRKMKEQQRKNELNNRRKCGSSNYNDDKEDFHLQSWQTVKEESWDELEKIYDNFGEFENSKNDKEDEILIYECFICNKTFKSEKQLKNHINTKLHNKNMAEIRKEMEEENITLGLDNLSDLENFDSADEVVKEKEDIDLQTLQAELAEIERKLAESTSEDDSEDNCIQIEVEDVNSDENLQIHTKSKKKRKKKRRNKKKGKVETESEETESSDDATDKRTDELNDLLASLGDEGLQTHYEEDWSTKTKTKKKKGKTLKKNSKFAKTTPSLPTPPPSVSSFAAIEKCVTCGESFDSRNKLFTHVKISGHAAVKNMMKSRKVKTKKN; translated from the coding sequence ATGAAGGCCTGTTATTATGAACTATTAGGAGTCGAATCACATGCTTCTGATCTTGAATTAAAAAAGGCTTACCGTAAGAAAGCTTTACAATATCATCCAGATAAAAACCCAGATAATGTGCAAGAAGCCACAGAAAAGTTTGCCATAATCCGAGCTGCTTATGAGGTACTATCTGATCCTCAGGAAAGAGCATGGTATGACTCGCATAAGGAACAAATTTTAAATGATACTGCACCGGATGCTGATGGTTACTACGATGAAGTAGACGCTACGGTCACAGGAGTTACTACTGATGAGctgcttttatttttcaattccgCTCTATATACTAAACTAGACAACACAGCTGCAGGTATCTATCAAATTGCTGGAAAAATATTTGCCAAATTGGCTAAAGATGAGATTTTAAGCGGTAAACGACTCGGAAAGTTTAACGAGTACCAAGATGATGCTTTTGAACAGGatatcaataatattgGGTATTTGAAAGCATGTGATAACTACGTAAACAAAACTAATAAGCTTTTGTATCCTTTGTTTGGATATTCATCAATAGACTATGAATATTTGAAACACTTTTATAAAACTTGGTCAGCGTTCAACACGCTGAAGAGCTTCAGCTGGAAAGACGAATACATGTATTCCAAAAACTATGACAGGAGAACAAAGAGAGAAGTTaatagaagaaatgaaaaggcTAGACAACAGGCTCGGaatgaatataataaaacGGTCAAAAGGTTTGTGGTTTTCATTAAAAAGCTCgataaaagaatgaaagAAGGTGCAAAAATTGCAGCAGAACAGCGCAAAATGAAAGAGCAGCAGAGAAAGAATGAATTAAATAATAGAAGGAAATGTGGCAGCTCGAACTACAAcgatgataaagaagattTTCATTTACAAAGCTGGCAAACggtaaaagaagaaagttggGATGAATTAGAAAAGATATATGACAATTTTggagaatttgaaaattctaagaatgataaagaagacgAAATACTGATTTATGAATGTTTTATTTGTAATAAAACGTTCAAATCtgaaaaacaattgaagaacCACATAAATACTAAATTGcacaataaaaatatggCAGAGATTCGGAAGGAAATGGAAGAGGAAAATATCACGCTTGGGCTGGATAATCTTTCtgatcttgaaaattttgattcGGCAGATGAAGTTGTTAAGGAAAAAGAGGATATTGATCTACAAACCTTGCAAGCTGAACTCGctgaaattgaaagaaaactagCAGAATCAACTTCTGAAGATGACAGCGAAGATAATTGTATCCAAATAGAGGTAGAGGACGTCAATTCGGATGAAAATTTGCAAATACACACAAAGagtaagaagaagaggaagaagaagagaagaaacaaaaagaaaggtaAAGTCGAAACAGAATCAGAAGAAACAGAATCTTCTGATGATGCTACAGACAAAAGAACTGATGAGTTAAATGATCTTTTAGCCTCATTGGGAGATGAGGGCCTGCAAACTCATTACGAAGAGGACTGGTCTACTAAAacgaaaacgaaaaagaaaaagggcaaaacattaaagaagaattcCAAATTTGCTAAAACTACGCCATCTTTGCCTACACCACCGCCCTCAGTATCTTCATTTGCGGCAATTGAAAAGTGCGTTACCTGCGGAGAATCATTCGATAGTCGAAATAAGCTATTCACCCACGTAAAGATTTCAGGACATGCGGCtgtgaaaaatatgatgaaaagCAGGAAAGTCAAGACTAAAAAGAATTAG
- the CNM67 gene encoding Cnm67p (similar to Saccharomyces cerevisiae ADY3 (YDL239C) and CNM67 (YNL225C); ancestral locus Anc_2.16) produces the protein MTDFDLMNFPFHERLDSPVSDDAEVKDEEPLPQNWLNENHVGKSILPLFVNPEDVINCNFSNARDSYEENKPPFADCTNYVRNNSYRESPGLQERSNNEQNKSPKVTAAHKKDVPNFIHSTPRENPSAKHFTKANEQVSSQGMDENISSEIYIEDCNGAKISLQSSISEEDLRVLENVILGYQKKVIELGRDNLRQEEKSNSLQKELEAATTSNDKRVNDERKTEEQTVLIENLTRDCSHTREMLEKAKNTIQTKQTALLSLTDSLRKVELFEIPIGILFFELYDSDDTSSNLDEILQKKYPSIKGFLRTSHQEEQSRLFQRFNNAKSEIEDLQKELENERTEIHTMRERNNNLLGANNTLSKQNEILCDKFDKLTIDEKKILKGCNEEIKAKLESLNERFRSWEKSKETYEALLKDKDILLADFENKTSTMSTELETLRSRLEILEGNTSDKITIKNILQSRPDISEEECNILMVEQINFANLTTLQNIVKEIVLAIGIPYSKLRRKIPLLAIKLKYENIILSNFAQRLHRQVYNQEMNLKKFTDQAYYTFIAARRMDSIDHHLERCLDHLYDHILEKMIK, from the coding sequence ATGACCGATTTTGATCTAATGAATTTTCCGTTTCACGAGCGCTTAGATTCTCCTGTATCCGATGATGCAGAAgtaaaagatgaagaaccGCTTCCACAAAACTGGCTTAATGAGAACCATGTTGGAAAATCGATTCTGCCTTTATTTGTTAACCCTGAAGATGTTATTAATTGCAACTTTTCTAATGCTAGAGACtcttatgaagaaaataaaccGCCATTCGCGGACTGTACGAACTATGTTAGGAATAATAGTTATCGAGAATCTCCAGGATTACAAGAACGATCAAATAATGAGCAAAATAAATCACCTAAAGTTACTGCTGCCCATAAAAAAGATGTACCTAACTTCATACACTCTACTCCTAGAGAAAACCCTTCAGCCAAGCATTTTACCAAGGCGAACGAACAGGTTTCTTCTCAAGGAATGGATGAGAACATATCATCGGAAATATACATAGAAGACTGCAACGGTGCTAAAATTTCCCTTCAGAGTTCTATATCTGAGGAGGATCTTCGAGTTTTAGAGAATGTGATACTAggatatcaaaaaaaggttATCGAGTTGGGTAGAGACAATCTAAGACAAGaggaaaaatcaaactcTTTACAAAAAGAGCTCGAAGCGGCTACAACATCAAATGACAAAAGAGTTAATGATGAGagaaaaacagaagaacAAACGGTATTGATTGAAAATCTAACAAGAGATTGTTCACATACCAGGGAAATGTTGGAAAAAGCCAAGAATACTATTCAGACAAAACAGACTGCACTATTGAGTCTTACTGACTCCTTACGAAAAGTAGAGCTATTCGAAATACCAATTggtatattattttttgagttATATGACTCGGACGACACTTCCTCTAACTTAGATGAGATATTACAAAAGAAGTATCCTAGCATCAAAGGATTCTTACGTACATCGCACCAGGAGGAGCAAAGCCGTTTGTTTCAACGCTTCAATAATGCAAAATCAGAAATTGAGGATCTCCAAAAGGAGctagaaaatgaaagaacGGAAATTCATACCAtgagagaaagaaataataatttaCTTGGTGCAAACAACACACTCTCcaaacaaaatgaaattttatGTGATAAATTTGACAAGTTGACTATtgacgaaaagaaaatcctAAAAGGATgcaatgaagaaataaaagcCAAGTTGGAAAGTTTAAATGAAAGATTTAGATCATGGgagaaaagcaaagaaacCTACGAAGCATTATTGAAAGACAAAGACATACTGTTAGCAGACTTTGAGAATAAAACAAGTACTATGTCGACCGAACTAGAAACTTTAAGGTCGCGATTAGAAATTTTAGAGGGGAACACGTCTGATAAAAtcacaataaaaaatattttacaGTCAAGACCCGATATTTCGGAAGAAGAATGCAATATTCTTATGGTGGAACAAATTAATTTTGCAAATTTAACAACCTTGCAAAATATTGTCAAAGAAATCGTACTGGCTATTGGAATTCCTTACTCAAAGCTAAGGCGAAAAATTCCTTTGTTAGCTATAAAGCTGAAATACGAGAATATCATTTTGTCCAATTTCGCCCAGCGTCTGCATAGGCAAGTATATAATCAAGagatgaatttgaagaagtttACGGATCAAGCatactatacatttatagCCGCGCGAAGGATGGATTCAATAGATCATCATTTGGAGAGATGTTTGGACCATTTGTACGATCATATCTTGGAGAAGATGATtaaataa
- the SQS1 gene encoding Sqs1p (similar to Saccharomyces cerevisiae SQS1 (YNL224C); ancestral locus Anc_2.17): MAKRHSHYQGSRSRHARGSNSKKGCKGKGKGPMGRKVKKQSASTSGWHNSSIPLGEGDFRDVGTDFNPGKSFISPKTIEDYYFGHNAKSRSMRMGGLRPGNRYESSTDLQAGRAAFRKRPMQFVKAKEVYDPSHDMIQKLREKNLVVSRENILGIEAEVSEEPTNAIHNVQNISSEEDERENDNSDILVSCPNPPSYDGDKINDSKLFFVDEEAEQGLDLNKIKRVRVEEVRRPTEVAIEFSPILTIGKVELNVSEGDESEDIGVSIPNKGNGVYHPFADYISGVMHGIDDSDSDCELEYEIETEDSNDALYEHSENGELEGKRNFIKQRPNDPIDSNLLPSPSPQLMEDIKSLSIDNTKPSNGQNDNFPSPISEELDFGYKEEDYAVNTNDIVVTNIRMGGTDNSYYLQCYRLLGDYDFHWIDQDLLSDFVIGELGLPEYRLPAYLNFVKNSLVPKVQTPEPTYSDIPISDSSDEEGRYEDDEDIDSSIVHSDMEEGLDDLIAYTLKHDTDRFKTFETKSLETQGKGKKKKLLINEALALDTETLVTLQSKFSKRLETKAKKRKAKEDFIDQENKNSNDMLKKYPYGLHIQNIKDELECFMSRKKDKLTFPPLDPHGNKTLMKLAKYYNLKSSKIGKANHTSVVVEKIKKTKWSTPNYNLIDQLLKQRPVFMRIDVKRPREEQTVFERTKTIRGKFHVKEGEIVGQHAPEIGNENIGRRMLEKLGWKSGEGLGIQGNKGISEPIFAKIKKNRSGLRHSES, translated from the coding sequence ATGGCGAAAAGGCACAGTCATTATCAAGGAAGCAGAAGTAGGCATGCACGTGGTAGTAATTCAAAGAAAGGTTGTAAGGGGAAAGGTAAGGGTCCAATGGgaagaaaagttaaaaaacAGTCTGCTTCCACGAGCGGTTGGCACAACTCATCTATACCATTAGGAGAAGGTGACTTCCGTGATGTAGGTACAGATTTCAATCCAGGGAAATCATTCATATCGCCGAAGACTATAGAAGATTATTATTTTGGTCATAATGCGAAGAGTCGCTCTATGAGAATGGGCGGTTTAAGACCTGGCAATCGATATGAATCTTCAACTGATCTACAAGCAGGAAGAGCAGCTTTCCGTAAAAGGCCTATGCAATTTGTTAAAGCTAAAGAAGTTTATGATCCATCCCATGATATGATTCAAAAACTACGAGAAAAGAACCTCGTAGTAAGTCGTGAAAATATCCTTGGAATAGAAGCAGAAGTTAGTGAAGAGCCGACAAATGCGATTCATAATGTTCAAAATATTAGTAGTGAGGAGGACGAAAgggaaaatgataatagtGATATCTTGGTGTCGTGCCCCAACCCACCTTCTTACGATGGAGACAAGATCAATGACAGTAAGCTATTTTTTGTAGATGAAGAGGCAGAACAGGGACTTGatttaaacaaaataaaaagagtCCGTGTTGAGGAGGTTCGAAGACCTACGGAAGTTGCTATAGAGTTCAGTCCTATCTTAACAATTGGAAAGGTTGAGCTTAATGTGTCAGAAGGTGACGAAAGCGAGGATATTGGTGTTAGCATTCCAAATAAAGGTAATGGGGTGTATCACCCTTTTGCTGATTATATTTCAGGTGTGATGCATGGTATAGATGATAGTGATTCTGACTGTGAGTTAGAATATGAAATAGAAACAGAAGATAGCAACGATGCGCTATACGAACATTCAGAAAATGGTGAGCTTGAAGGTAAGCGTAATTTTATTAAACAGCGTCCCAATGACCCAATTGATAGTAATCTTTTACCAAGTCCCAGTCCACAATTAATGGAGGATATAAAATCTCTATCAATAGATAATACCAAACCATCCAATGGTCAAAATGATAATTTTCCATCACCTATTAGTGAAGAGTTAGATTTCGGATACAAGGAAGAAGATTATGCCGTAAATACCAACGATATAGTGGTCACCAATATAAGAATGGGTGGAACAGATAATTCATATTATTTACAGTGCTACAGATTATTAGGGGATTATGATTTTCATTGGATTGATCAAGACTTACTTTCTGATTTTGTCATAGGCGAGTTAGGTCTCCCCGAGTACAGATTACCTGcttatttgaattttgttaAGAATTCTCTTGTGCCAAAAGTTCAAACGCCTGAGCCAACTTACTCAGATATTCCAATTTCTGATTCTAGTGATGAAGAGGGTAGGTAcgaagatgatgaggacATTGACTCTTCAATTGTGCATAGTGACATGGAGGAGGGCCTGGATGATCTCATTGCATACACGTTGAAACATGATACAGATAGATTCAAAACCTTTGAGACTAAGTCCTTAGAAACTCAAGGCAAAggtaagaaaaagaagctaCTAATAAATGAGGCCTTAGCGTTGGATACAGAAACACTGGTGACATTGCAAAGCAAGTTTAGTAAACGCTTGGAaacaaaagcaaagaagagaaaagcCAAGGAAGATTTCATTGATCAAGAGAATAAAAACTCCAATGATATGCTTAAGAAGTACCCGTATGGCCTCCATATTCAGAATATCAAGGATGAATTAGAGTGCTTCATGTCTAGGAAGAAAGATAAACTTACTTTTCCTCCGTTAGACCCCCATGGCAACAAAACTCTGATGAAACTTGCTAAGTACTATAACTTGAAGAGCtcaaaaattggaaaagcTAACCATACATCGGTGGTAGtggagaaaataaagaaaacaaaatggtCTACTCCTAATTACAACCTCATTGATCAATTATTGAAACAGAGACCAGTATTCATGAGAATAGATGTGAAGAGACCAAGGGAGGAGCAAACAGTGTTCGAAAGAACGAAAACAATTAGGGGAAAGTTTCACGTTAAAGAGGGTGAAATTGTCGGTCAACATGCTCCAGAAATTGGAAATGAGAATATTGGTAGAAGGATGTTGGAAAAGCTTGGATGGAAAAGCGGTGAAGGCCTTGGTATTCAAGGTAATAAAGGAATAAGTGAGCCAATTTTCGCTAAgattaagaaaaatagaTCAGGTTTGAGACATAGCGAGAGCTAA